In Scylla paramamosain isolate STU-SP2022 chromosome 19, ASM3559412v1, whole genome shotgun sequence, a single genomic region encodes these proteins:
- the LOC135109926 gene encoding uncharacterized protein LOC135109926 isoform X6: protein MFGVKRERLNFSFGTPTGSTKGRQGLLSWRGRDLRGPCSPAASASPYKAYTPFFGTPGYPSPLDRVRLRKAVSPQCGHASFSHLPRRHHRTSPRSLHHAASLPRLTAMTGDGLHSFSFSPGLAKGSFSIGHRDSHCSASPGHWLFRTFVGGGGDGGHSSPLPSSVLNPNKAIFTLNASSRILTANDMCSLLLGESEEKLCGGSRRLSDFISCPVTARYLASLAPDATPIPEEVPLDSLMPPASPGFDAADGKGAVIFSGRVVSVETSENGSQLCSLWLKGLPREAGQEQRWMAVLEPIEVTQAKATVDYIGTILDSDEAFRALFSFPDTVIISHLENIHNLIPSLQLPSPPPAPPSSSSSSSSSSSVPPSVLPVELEQQQCTGVSVEGSSTFPLCVQLSHHHPQPHSHTSHTPALNLDISVFSNISGLVVLDSSGNISDYNYNFTRYLFGYGHGELDGQSISLIIPSIFEDMGQVQELGCEEEVSTGSYWQEEDEDEEDEEELEVEVEVELVEEEQEEDKEMQKENKQKGEQHTKITQLIMDQNIKPSNNNTTAATTTTTTTTASHSQAMRDITNSLNAADLKPQPQPQQQCLYNTWVEEKSGDENKMNKMPVSALITSTPSAKECITSRPPADPIEQGTFFGVGRHKDGSDLRVIYQIRRVVLDTLEEEEEDEEEMKERKGDTGGGGTGTVFYYMWILNDRDGMVDDAPSTLDLTRTSLHDTTELSLGHAITREAQEQKQQQKEEEHKQKSKKKEVEEEDEELGDETVDSSYCPSFTSSSECGGEGEHSHTCTDGSSGAEYSLNHSRRGGRHSSSSAPEEEKDVPEEGEFSQHYQILKQIGKGAFGCVKLSYRCSDSLLVVTKFIKKSKVYRDSWVDDMVLERRVPLEVSLLMSLDHPNIVTVLDVFENDKYFQLVMEKLGSGMDLFEFIDRNPKLDEFLAAHIFRQIVAALTYLHSLNIVHRDVKDENVIMDNRFHVKLIDFGSSAFTAPGKEFSQFAGTVEYCSPEVLMGNKYTGYEVEVWSLGVTLYTLMYWENPFYDVDETIKGVLNIPYEHSPELTSLLKGMMEKDVSARLTLPQVEKHPWTQLPCNPEQYTFHHVVHCSKRERNPKHYLRDYMQNGEDTAASSRSFLDEDLHQKHLVSTPPPLSIRRANSATTPRRPSHPNKNRDRLWSASPLSVCPAAAVATAAAGNKSPTCVPDRCRTPSVASCSTHSRASTTHSLSSIRSTITVDSASFSACSPHSSSPSSTTSPSSSSSSSSTTPTTATASDWANTQCKSTCISSTCQDSSTPLSDSTPSSGQL from the exons ATGTTTGGAGTTAA gAGAGAGCGTCTGAATTTCAGCTTCGGGACCCCCACTGGCTCtaccaag GGTCGCCAGGGGCTTCTGTCATGGCGAGGCAGAGACCTTAGAGGACCCTGCTCCCCTGCCGCCTCTGCCAGCCCCTACAAGGCCTACACCCCCTTCTTTGGGACCCCTGGATACCCTTCTCCTTTGGACCGCGTCAG GTTGAGGAAGGCAGTGTCCCCGCAGTGTGGCCATGCTAGCTTCTCCCACCtgccccgccgccaccaccgcaccTCGCCTCGCTCCCTCCACCACGCCGCCTCCCTGCCACGTCTGACTGCCATGACAG gcGATGGTCTCCACAGTTTCAGCTTCTCGCCGGGCCTGGCCAAAGGCTCCTTCAGCATCGGCCACAGGGACTCTCACTGCAGCGCCTCTCCCGGACACTGGCTCTTCAGAACGTTTGTGGGAGGTGGTGGCGACGGAGGACACagttcccctctcccctcctctgtcCTTAACCCCAACAAAGCCATCTTCACCCTCAACGCCTCCTCCAGG ATCCTGACAGCCAATGACATGTGCTCATTGCTTCTTGGAGAGTCCGAGGAGAAGCTGTGCGGGGGCTCCAGGAGACTCTCGGATTTCATCTCCTGCCCCGTTACTGCACGCTACCTGGCCAGCCTTGCCCCGGATGCCACCCCGATCCCCGAGGAAGTGCCCCTAGATTCCCTCATGCCCCCAGCGTCGCCAGGGTTCGATGCTGCAGACGGAAAAGGAGCTGTGATATTTAGCGGGAGAGTG GTGAGTGTTGAGACAAGTGAAAACGGAAGTCAATTGTGTTCCCTGTGGCTGAAGGGTTTGCCAAGAGAGGCGGGGCAGGAGCAAAGGTGGATGGCTGTGCTGGAGCCTATTGAAGTTACACAGGcgaag gCCACAGTGGACTACATCGGCACCATCCTGGACAGTGATGAAGCTTTTCGTGCTCTCTTCAGCTTCCCAGATACAGTGATCATCAGTCATCTGGAGAATATACACAACCTCATTCCCAGCCTCCAGCTCCCTTCGCCGCCCCCTGCTCCAccctcctcgtcatcctcttcctcatcctcctcctctgtgcccCCATCTGTGCTGCCTGtg GAGTTAGAGCAGCAGCAGTGTACAGGAGTGAGTGTGGAGGGCAGCAGCACCTTCCCCCTGTGTGTGCAGTtgtcccaccaccacccacaaccaCACTCTCACACCTCACACACTCCCGCACTCAATCTAGACATCTCG GTGTTCTCCAATATCAGTGGCCTGGTTGTGCTGGACAGTTCAGGAAACATAAGCgactacaactacaacttcACCCGTTATCTCTTCGGCTACGGCCATGGGGAGCTGGATGGCCAG AGTATTTCCCTCATCATCCCCTCCATCTTTGAGGACATGGGGCAGGTGCAGGAGCTGggctgtgaggaggaggtgtcCACGGGAAGCTACTggcaagaggaggatgaggacgaggaggacgaagaggagctGGAGgtagaagtggaggtggagctggtggaggaggagcaggaagaggacaaggagatgCAGAAGGAGAATAAACAGAAG ggcgaacaacacaccaaaataacacAACTTATCATGGATCAGAATATCAAaccaagcaacaacaacaccactgctgccaccaccaccaccaccaccaccacagcgtcACACAGCCAGGCCATGAGGGACATTACAAACTCCCTCAATGCAGCGGACCTCAAGCcgcagccacagccacagcag CAGTGCCTCTACAACAcctgggtggaggagaagagtggTGATGagaacaagatgaacaagaTGCCAGTCTCAGCCCTCatcacctccactccctccgccaAGGAGTGCATCACCTCCCGGCCTCCTGCAGACCCCATAGAGCAGGGTACCTTTTTCGGGGTCGGCAGGCACAAGGATGGCTCGGACTTGA GAGTCATTTACCAAATCCGGCGTGTGGTTCTGGACaccctggaggaggaagaggaggatgaggaggagatgaaggagcgAAAGGGAGACACTGGAGGAGGCGGAACAGGGACGGTCTTCTATTACATGTGGATTCTGAACGACAGGGATGGAATGGTGGATGACGCACCCTCCACCCTTGATCTCACTCGAACATCTCTCCATGACACTACGGAGCTTTCCCTTGGCCAT GCCATCACACGCGAGGCTCaggaacagaagcagcagcagaaggaggaggaacacaagcagaaaagcaagaagaaggaggtggaggaggaggatgaggagctgGGTGACGAAACAGTGGATTCCTCCTActgcccctccttcacctcctcctccgagtGTGGCGGCGAAGGGGAGCACAGCCACACTTGTACGGACGGCAGCTCAGGGGCAGAGTACTCCCTCAACCACTCCCGCAGAGGGGGAcgccactcttcctcctcc GCacctgaggaagagaaggatgtcCCGGAGGAGGGAGAGTTCAGCCAGCACTACCAGATCCTCAAGCAGATTGGGAAAGGTGCGTTTGGCTGCGTCAAGCTGAGTTACCGCTGCTCCGACAGCCTGCTG GTGGTGACGAAGTTTATCAAGAAATCCAAAGTGTATCGGGACAGCTGGGTGGATGACATGGTCCTGGAGCGTAGGGTGCCTCTGGAAGTATCCCTACTCATGAGTCTGGACCATCCTAATATT gTCACGGTACTGGATGTCTTTGAAAACGACAAGTACTTCCAGCTGGTCATGGAGAAGCTTGGGTCTGGAATGGACCTCTTTGAGTTTATCGACCGAAACCCCAAACTTGATGAATTCTTGGCTGCCCACATCTTTCGgcag ATTGTGGCAGCCCTCACGTACCTTCACTCCCTCAACATTGTGCACCGCGATGTGAAAGATGAGAATGTTATAATGGACAATCGATTTCATGTCAAACTCATCGACTTTGGATCCTCGGCCTTCACCGCCCCGGGCAAGGAGTTCTCGCAGTTTGCCGGCACTGTTGAATACTGCAGTCCAGAAGTGCTTATGGGGAacaa ATATACAGGGTATGAAGTGGAGGTGTGGTCCCTGGGTGTGACTCTCTACACCTTGATGTATTGGGAGAACCCTTTCTATGATGTGGATGAGACAATTAAGGGGGTTCTCAATATTCCCTACGAGCATTCACCAG AACTGACATCACTGCTGAAGGGGATGATGGAGAAGGACGTCAGTGCTCGCCTCACACTGCCACAGGTTGAGAAGCATCCCTGGACACAGCTGCCTTGTAACCCAGAGCAGTACACCTTCCATCATGTTGTGCACTGCT CCAAGAGGGAGCGTAACCCCAAACACTACCTCAGAGACTATATGCAGAACGGAGAAGACACAGCTGCCTCCTCCCGCAGCTTCTTGGACGAGGACCTTCATCAGAAGCACCTCGTGTCCACCCCTCCGCCTCTGTCTATCCGTCGTGCTAACTCTGCCACCACGCCGCGCCGCCCCAGTCACCCCAACAAGAA CCGGGACAGGTTGTGGTCAGCCTCCCCGCTCAGTGTGTGtccggcagcagcagtagcaacagcagcggcaGGAAACAAGAGTCCCACGTGTGTGCCAGACCGCTGCCGGACCCCGAGTGTGGCCTCCTGCTCCACGCACTCCAGGgcctccaccacccactccctctcctccatcag GAGCACAATCACAGTAGACTCAGCCTCCTTCTCTGCCTgctctccccactcctcctccccatcctccaccacctccccttcctcttcctcctcttcctcttccaccacccccaccactgcAACTGCCTCGGATTGGGCCAACACTCAATGCAAGTCCACCTGTATCTCCTCCACCTGCCAGGACTCTTCCACGCCTCTCTCTGACTCAACGCCAAGCTCAG GCCAACTGTAg
- the LOC135109926 gene encoding uncharacterized protein LOC135109926 isoform X5, translated as MTGDGLHSFSFSPGLAKGSFSIGHRDSHCSASPGHWLFRTFVGGGGDGGHSSPLPSSVLNPNKAIFTLNASSRILTANDMCSLLLGESEEKLCGGSRRLSDFISCPVTARYLASLAPDATPIPEEVPLDSLMPPASPGFDAADGKGAVIFSGRVVSVETSENGSQLCSLWLKGLPREAGQEQRWMAVLEPIEVTQAKATVDYIGTILDSDEAFRALFSFPDTVIISHLENIHNLIPSLQLPSPPPAPPSSSSSSSSSSSVPPSVLPVELEQQQCTGVSVEGSSTFPLCVQLSHHHPQPHSHTSHTPALNLDISVFSNISGLVVLDSSGNISDYNYNFTRYLFGYGHGELDGQSISLIIPSIFEDMGQVQELGCEEEVSTGSYWQEEDEDEEDEEELEVEVEVELVEEEQEEDKEMQKENKQKGEQHTKITQLIMDQNIKPSNNNTTAATTTTTTTTASHSQAMRDITNSLNAADLKPQPQPQQQCLYNTWVEEKSGDENKMNKMPVSALITSTPSAKECITSRPPADPIEQGTFFGVGRHKDGSDLRVIYQIRRVVLDTLEEEEEDEEEMKERKGDTGGGGTGTVFYYMWILNDRDGMVDDAPSTLDLTRTSLHDTTELSLGHAITREAQEQKQQQKEEEHKQKSKKKEVEEEDEELGDETVDSSYCPSFTSSSECGGEGEHSHTCTDGSSGAEYSLNHSRRGGRHSSSSAPEEEKDVPEEGEFSQHYQILKQIGKGAFGCVKLSYRCSDSLLVVTKFIKKSKVYRDSWVDDMVLERRVPLEVSLLMSLDHPNIVTVLDVFENDKYFQLVMEKLGSGMDLFEFIDRNPKLDEFLAAHIFRQIVAALTYLHSLNIVHRDVKDENVIMDNRFHVKLIDFGSSAFTAPGKEFSQFAGTVEYCSPEVLMGNKYTGYEVEVWSLGVTLYTLMYWENPFYDVDETIKGVLNIPYEHSPELTSLLKGMMEKDVSARLTLPQVEKHPWTQLPCNPEQYTFHHVVHCSKRERNPKHYLRDYMQNGEDTAASSRSFLDEDLHQKHLVSTPPPLSIRRANSATTPRRPSHPNKNRDRLWSASPLSVCPAAAVATAAAGNKSPTCVPDRCRTPSVASCSTHSRASTTHSLSSIRSTITVDSASFSACSPHSSSPSSTTSPSSSSSSSSTTPTTATASDWANTQCKSTCISSTCQDSSTPLSDSTPSSDSGSSHSTLDDPCCPLSPCPVESTSCHHHRHHHTSSGDQHYSHGSSSCEGSQGACHSSRDTSCCSDHCPSWQESSRCTSLSHHRTKQDFLSSLFSYSSSSTSSSSSSSSSCSSSSSASSPESSPQKSHKSSNSTFNSDTLFYSEPFSFSDLLSLTDLDLMEGVLPHPCDPLWDDSTPDSP; from the exons ATGACAG gcGATGGTCTCCACAGTTTCAGCTTCTCGCCGGGCCTGGCCAAAGGCTCCTTCAGCATCGGCCACAGGGACTCTCACTGCAGCGCCTCTCCCGGACACTGGCTCTTCAGAACGTTTGTGGGAGGTGGTGGCGACGGAGGACACagttcccctctcccctcctctgtcCTTAACCCCAACAAAGCCATCTTCACCCTCAACGCCTCCTCCAGG ATCCTGACAGCCAATGACATGTGCTCATTGCTTCTTGGAGAGTCCGAGGAGAAGCTGTGCGGGGGCTCCAGGAGACTCTCGGATTTCATCTCCTGCCCCGTTACTGCACGCTACCTGGCCAGCCTTGCCCCGGATGCCACCCCGATCCCCGAGGAAGTGCCCCTAGATTCCCTCATGCCCCCAGCGTCGCCAGGGTTCGATGCTGCAGACGGAAAAGGAGCTGTGATATTTAGCGGGAGAGTG GTGAGTGTTGAGACAAGTGAAAACGGAAGTCAATTGTGTTCCCTGTGGCTGAAGGGTTTGCCAAGAGAGGCGGGGCAGGAGCAAAGGTGGATGGCTGTGCTGGAGCCTATTGAAGTTACACAGGcgaag gCCACAGTGGACTACATCGGCACCATCCTGGACAGTGATGAAGCTTTTCGTGCTCTCTTCAGCTTCCCAGATACAGTGATCATCAGTCATCTGGAGAATATACACAACCTCATTCCCAGCCTCCAGCTCCCTTCGCCGCCCCCTGCTCCAccctcctcgtcatcctcttcctcatcctcctcctctgtgcccCCATCTGTGCTGCCTGtg GAGTTAGAGCAGCAGCAGTGTACAGGAGTGAGTGTGGAGGGCAGCAGCACCTTCCCCCTGTGTGTGCAGTtgtcccaccaccacccacaaccaCACTCTCACACCTCACACACTCCCGCACTCAATCTAGACATCTCG GTGTTCTCCAATATCAGTGGCCTGGTTGTGCTGGACAGTTCAGGAAACATAAGCgactacaactacaacttcACCCGTTATCTCTTCGGCTACGGCCATGGGGAGCTGGATGGCCAG AGTATTTCCCTCATCATCCCCTCCATCTTTGAGGACATGGGGCAGGTGCAGGAGCTGggctgtgaggaggaggtgtcCACGGGAAGCTACTggcaagaggaggatgaggacgaggaggacgaagaggagctGGAGgtagaagtggaggtggagctggtggaggaggagcaggaagaggacaaggagatgCAGAAGGAGAATAAACAGAAG ggcgaacaacacaccaaaataacacAACTTATCATGGATCAGAATATCAAaccaagcaacaacaacaccactgctgccaccaccaccaccaccaccaccacagcgtcACACAGCCAGGCCATGAGGGACATTACAAACTCCCTCAATGCAGCGGACCTCAAGCcgcagccacagccacagcag CAGTGCCTCTACAACAcctgggtggaggagaagagtggTGATGagaacaagatgaacaagaTGCCAGTCTCAGCCCTCatcacctccactccctccgccaAGGAGTGCATCACCTCCCGGCCTCCTGCAGACCCCATAGAGCAGGGTACCTTTTTCGGGGTCGGCAGGCACAAGGATGGCTCGGACTTGA GAGTCATTTACCAAATCCGGCGTGTGGTTCTGGACaccctggaggaggaagaggaggatgaggaggagatgaaggagcgAAAGGGAGACACTGGAGGAGGCGGAACAGGGACGGTCTTCTATTACATGTGGATTCTGAACGACAGGGATGGAATGGTGGATGACGCACCCTCCACCCTTGATCTCACTCGAACATCTCTCCATGACACTACGGAGCTTTCCCTTGGCCAT GCCATCACACGCGAGGCTCaggaacagaagcagcagcagaaggaggaggaacacaagcagaaaagcaagaagaaggaggtggaggaggaggatgaggagctgGGTGACGAAACAGTGGATTCCTCCTActgcccctccttcacctcctcctccgagtGTGGCGGCGAAGGGGAGCACAGCCACACTTGTACGGACGGCAGCTCAGGGGCAGAGTACTCCCTCAACCACTCCCGCAGAGGGGGAcgccactcttcctcctcc GCacctgaggaagagaaggatgtcCCGGAGGAGGGAGAGTTCAGCCAGCACTACCAGATCCTCAAGCAGATTGGGAAAGGTGCGTTTGGCTGCGTCAAGCTGAGTTACCGCTGCTCCGACAGCCTGCTG GTGGTGACGAAGTTTATCAAGAAATCCAAAGTGTATCGGGACAGCTGGGTGGATGACATGGTCCTGGAGCGTAGGGTGCCTCTGGAAGTATCCCTACTCATGAGTCTGGACCATCCTAATATT gTCACGGTACTGGATGTCTTTGAAAACGACAAGTACTTCCAGCTGGTCATGGAGAAGCTTGGGTCTGGAATGGACCTCTTTGAGTTTATCGACCGAAACCCCAAACTTGATGAATTCTTGGCTGCCCACATCTTTCGgcag ATTGTGGCAGCCCTCACGTACCTTCACTCCCTCAACATTGTGCACCGCGATGTGAAAGATGAGAATGTTATAATGGACAATCGATTTCATGTCAAACTCATCGACTTTGGATCCTCGGCCTTCACCGCCCCGGGCAAGGAGTTCTCGCAGTTTGCCGGCACTGTTGAATACTGCAGTCCAGAAGTGCTTATGGGGAacaa ATATACAGGGTATGAAGTGGAGGTGTGGTCCCTGGGTGTGACTCTCTACACCTTGATGTATTGGGAGAACCCTTTCTATGATGTGGATGAGACAATTAAGGGGGTTCTCAATATTCCCTACGAGCATTCACCAG AACTGACATCACTGCTGAAGGGGATGATGGAGAAGGACGTCAGTGCTCGCCTCACACTGCCACAGGTTGAGAAGCATCCCTGGACACAGCTGCCTTGTAACCCAGAGCAGTACACCTTCCATCATGTTGTGCACTGCT CCAAGAGGGAGCGTAACCCCAAACACTACCTCAGAGACTATATGCAGAACGGAGAAGACACAGCTGCCTCCTCCCGCAGCTTCTTGGACGAGGACCTTCATCAGAAGCACCTCGTGTCCACCCCTCCGCCTCTGTCTATCCGTCGTGCTAACTCTGCCACCACGCCGCGCCGCCCCAGTCACCCCAACAAGAA CCGGGACAGGTTGTGGTCAGCCTCCCCGCTCAGTGTGTGtccggcagcagcagtagcaacagcagcggcaGGAAACAAGAGTCCCACGTGTGTGCCAGACCGCTGCCGGACCCCGAGTGTGGCCTCCTGCTCCACGCACTCCAGGgcctccaccacccactccctctcctccatcag GAGCACAATCACAGTAGACTCAGCCTCCTTCTCTGCCTgctctccccactcctcctccccatcctccaccacctccccttcctcttcctcctcttcctcttccaccacccccaccactgcAACTGCCTCGGATTGGGCCAACACTCAATGCAAGTCCACCTGTATCTCCTCCACCTGCCAGGACTCTTCCACGCCTCTCTCTGACTCAACGCCAAGCTCAG ACTCAGGGAGCAGCCACAGCACCCTGGATGACCCTTGTTGCCCCCTGAGCCCCTGCCCTGTCGAGTCTAcctcctgccaccaccatcgccaccaccacacttccaGCGGGGACCAGCACTACAGCCATGGCTCCTCTAGCTGCGAGGGGAGCCAGGGGGCATGCCACTCCTCCAGGGACACCAGCTGCTGCTCAGACCATTGTCCCAGCTGGCAGGAGAGCTCAAGATGCACGTCACTGTCACATCATCGAACTAAGCAggatttcctctcctctctcttctcgtactcctcctcatcgacctcctcctcctcctccagttcatcctcctgctcttcttcctcctctgcctcgtcGCCAGAATCCAGCCCACAGAAGTCCCACAAGTCATCAAACTCAACATTCAATAGTGACACTCTGTTCTATAGTGAGCCGTTCTCCTTCAGTGACCTCCTGAGCCTCACCGACCTGGACCTGATGGAGGGCGTCCTGCCGCACCCCTGTGACCCCCTGTGGGATGACAGCACCCCTGACAGCCCCTAG